A stretch of Litoribacterium kuwaitense DNA encodes these proteins:
- a CDS encoding ABC transporter permease — MTRRIFFKRVLSALVTIVLAVVLTFVLLRMTPGSAIDQWARDYALQYNITIDEAYERVANMINYDPNEPIHEQFARYVSNLAQGNLGYSMVHQGLRVNDIIASALPWTLFVSSIALVVSFVIGVYLGVKMAYKRKSWLDPVISVYSVVTNAVPDFIFALLLLIVFSYGLGWFPINGAYDFYLTPGFNVEFIMSIFYYGALPIFTYVLTLIGQWALMMKGSAISVLGDDYIEAAKARGLPEKLIVSKYVQKNAIIPLVTQLAVFLGGMLGGAILVENLFQYPGIGYFMAEATGQRDYIVMQGILLFIAITMIIANFIADLLYSKLDPRIRIEE, encoded by the coding sequence TTGACGCGACGGATCTTTTTTAAACGGGTGCTCAGTGCACTAGTGACGATTGTGCTAGCGGTTGTGCTGACTTTTGTTCTTTTACGAATGACCCCAGGCAGTGCGATTGACCAATGGGCTCGCGATTATGCGCTGCAATACAATATTACGATCGATGAAGCGTATGAACGTGTTGCCAATATGATTAATTATGATCCAAATGAACCGATTCACGAGCAATTTGCCCGGTATGTCAGTAATTTAGCTCAAGGGAATCTCGGCTACAGTATGGTTCATCAAGGGCTGCGGGTGAATGATATTATTGCGAGTGCTTTGCCGTGGACGCTGTTTGTGTCGAGTATTGCTTTAGTCGTTAGTTTCGTCATCGGGGTGTATTTAGGGGTGAAGATGGCGTATAAACGTAAATCGTGGCTAGACCCTGTAATCTCGGTCTACTCCGTTGTCACAAATGCGGTGCCAGACTTTATTTTTGCCCTTCTGTTACTCATCGTGTTCTCATACGGGCTTGGCTGGTTTCCGATTAACGGTGCCTACGATTTCTATTTAACCCCTGGGTTTAACGTTGAATTTATTATGAGCATTTTCTATTACGGGGCATTGCCGATCTTTACGTACGTGCTTACGCTCATTGGCCAATGGGCACTGATGATGAAAGGGAGTGCGATCAGTGTGCTTGGCGATGACTATATTGAAGCGGCAAAGGCACGGGGATTGCCAGAGAAGCTCATCGTTAGTAAATATGTTCAGAAAAATGCGATTATCCCTCTTGTGACCCAACTCGCGGTGTTTTTAGGGGGGATGCTTGGGGGTGCCATCCTCGTTGAAAACCTCTTCCAATACCCAGGAATCGGCTATTTTATGGCTGAGGCGACGGGGCAGCGGGATTATATTGTCATGCAAGGAATTCTGCTCTTTATCGCGATTACGATGATTATTGCAAACTTTATTGCGGATTTGCTTTATAGCAAGCTCGATCCAAGAATTCGGATTGAAGAGTAA